The DNA region TATGTGCGGAACTCGGCAACTCCCCCTGTCACGGGGCAAGACATCGAGATTTCTGACGACCAGGTTTATGTCCAAACCAGCGCGGCCGATTCCGGCAAGCTCAAAACTTATTGCCAGGCCTATTTCACGAAAGATGGTGTCCGGACTTTCCTCGCTCAGGCCTACTTCACGGTCGACTTGGTCGATGTCCAATTCGTCCCGGCCACCTGGTTCGAAGAAATCGGGACAAACCCGCAAGGGAACATCGACTACCACTCATACGGCTGGGATATTCCGCTAGTGGCCGATGCCAAGGAGTATGTCGTTAGCCACTTGAACTACCTGAACGGCTCCGAACTCCTCCGATACCGGATTCATGCTGGGGATATCGACGCAACGGCCAACACTACCACTCCGATCTTTTTCGGGGCGTTCCCGCACAGTTTCCCGCCGGTTATCCCGGTTTCCGAAGAACTCTCGGGGTCAGCCCACACCCAGTTCTTCCGTCGGGGCAACTCGATGCGGATGCTGATCGTGGTCACGGATCCCGGGCTTGAGGGCCCCTATCGGGATCACAACCCGATTTCGGTCAAGGTCTACAAATAACGATTAAGCCAAGGGATCCGGAGTCGCTTCGACCCGGATCCCGATTGTAGAAATCACATTGGCCGCATCTTGGCAGGCCGATTCGGAATCGCGGTGGACGACCGAAGAACCCAGGTTGTCAATCTCCCAGGTTTCGATGGCTGCCTCTTCCGCATCGCAGCCTGTGGCAACCATCAAGATGGAGATCACTTCCAAATGGGTGTTGGTGTCGTTGTCGTAAACCGTGACGATCCAACCCTTTTCTTTTTGGGTCGACGATTCTGAAAGGAGGCCGGGATCTGCTACCGTCGCCCCGCCGTTCCAAATTGGGCATTCCACAACCGCGACATGGGAGACTGTCCCGGCAAACCGGTCGAGGGCAGAGACGCCGTACCCTGGCCTGCTTTTGGGCCCACGAGTGGTCAATCGTCCCATTCCAACCTCACTTCGGCCTCCACGCCAGCCGTCCTGATGATCCGGGCGGCTCGCTCGCACATCTCCCGCGTATCAAAATGGACGTCGGCCTTTCCGAACGTGTGGGCCTCCCACATTTCGATGTAGGCCTCTTCCGCACTGCACCCGGTTGCGCGCATGAGGATTGAAACCACCGTGTCCATCGTCGTGTGGTCGTTGTTGAATATGGTCGTCCGGTACCGTTTCGTCTGACTCAACGAATCGGGTTGACGGGTTGTCAGGGGACTGCTACTCATGCTGGATCAGGTGGCTGGTTTCCTGATTCTACGGGATTGCGGTCGGAGTTTGGTTTTTTTGGCTTCCAAGCCTGGGCCAGCAGACTCAATACGGCAACCAGCGGGTTGAGATAGGCTAGGGACATGACTAGGGACGGGGACGGCAACCCGGGAGGAAGGTATTTGAAGTCGATGGGGGCCGCGCGATCCACCGGTTCGACTTCCAACCACCGACCACTACCAATCGGGAGGTCTTTCCCGGCTTGAGTTGCGCGCCACCCGGGGAGGTTGGCGAACCGGGCGACGACATGGCCGTCCATGGGGCCGGAGAGCCGGAATCCTTCGGTGTTGGCAGTCACGACGAGCGGTTTGTCCCCGGCCGTGGCGATTCCTGGCCCTGGCAGGGCATAGATGTGGGCTTCGCCCAGGGTGCGCTCTTCCAGCAAATCAGGAATTGAGAACTTGGAGCAAACCCTCGTGACGCCGGCGGCCGCAAGGGCATCGGGGTCGAACCGGCTCTTCACGAACATCATGTTCCCATTGGTTGGGGGCGCGGCATCTTCGCCTCGGTTGATTTCGCGGAGGATGTCCACGCTCGATTTGGCCATCAAACTGTCGTATCCGCCGATTTCGGGGGTGCCATAGATTGTCGCAAAGTTGGGTGGCATCAGTGCGGAACGGGGCGCGGCAAAGAAGTCCCACTTTTCATTAATGTAGGCCGTGCGGATCCCCGGGTCGATGGCCGTGACCGCTTTTGGCGGGTCTGAAAAGGGAAGGACGCCCAACGGAACGGCTACCAAATGAGCGGCCACCGCGCAAATTGTGCCGACAGCCAACCAACCCCGCTTGGCCCAAAAATACCAAGCCCCCGCCGCCGCAATCAGCGAGCCAATCAAGAAGGGAATCGCCTCCACCATTCGCCGGGCAACGATGGAATTTAGTTCGATTGGCAGCCAGGTCTTCAATCCGCCCATTTGCGTGGAGGCGAGGATCGAGGCCAATGCGATTCCGAGCAGGGCAAAGTAGGCCAAGGCCTTGGCCTTGGGGTTTGATTGAGTCGGCTCAGCGGGGACGGCGACGGCGGCCATTGTGCAAGCCGCCAGAACAAACAGGATCGCCGCCCTGCCCGGTGAGCCGGTGGAGGCAAAACCAGGGATGCCAAAGTAGAACAAGCGGGCCAAAGGTGTGCCCAATGCAAGGAGTAATCCTGTCGCCCCAACCGCCGCCAAGGGGGCAAGCCGCCGCCAATCGGTGCGCCGGCCCAACAAGCAAAGGCCGAGGATAACCGGGGTGCCAAGCCAGATTGCGCTTTCGGCATAGTTCCCCCCCGGCTTGACATACATCATCCAGGTCGAGGGGATTTTGCCTTCCACATCCTCGGCATCGAAATGGCCGGGTGTGCCCATGAAAACCGGAGTCGTTGTCCCCAAGAACTCCCACGGCTGAATGGCAGAGGCCGCATAGGCCGCATAACCTTCTTCGTTCGCTACCGCCTTCCGGTGGGAAAGTTTGCTGAAAGCCAAGGTCGGCCCGATCTGGGGCCAGGCCATGGCCACCCCCAAGGCCAAGGCCGAAACCGATGCCAAGAGGGACATCACGATGTTGGGGCGTTGCAAGGAAGCAACAAGGCTCACTGCACCGAATACTGTCCAAGCCAATCCGCCATAAAAGACGAACTGCAGGTGCCCCGCGGAAAAAAGCATCAGTGCCGCACCACACAAGCCTAGCCAACTTTTGGTTCCGGGATTTTGGATCGCGGCCGATTGCGCGGCCAAAACCACCGGGATCCAGCAACAAGCCGTCATGACGCTGGGTAGGGCCGACCATGAAACGGCGAACGGGCTCAAAGCCATTGCCACGCCGCCAAACAACGCGCCTTCCACGCCAGCCCCGAGCCGGCGGGCTAGGCAGAACACCCCCAAACCAGCCACTGACAAATGGAACCAAGCCAAAAAGACCAGGTACGGCCCCGTTGCGATCCCTTTAATCGCAATGGGAACCAGGTGCAGCGGGTAGTAGGGCGCCGACTGCGAGTTTGCCAAAAGTGGAGTCCCCGCTAGCTCATTTGGGTTCCAAAGGGGCATTTGTCCCTTCTTGTGGGCTTGGAACACAAGGTTGCGCCACCCGTAGAACTGGAGGGCGCCATCGGCTTGCAAAATGTCCCAGGCGCGGTCAGTCTGCGGCTGCTCGGCACTTTCGCCCAGCACCATGTGGCGCATTTGATCGAACGGGCCAATCGTCTTGCCGGATAACAGCGGGGGGCCGAACACCAGGCCTGGCATCAGGGCGATGACGAGCATCGCCACCCAAACGGGGATGCGGATATCGGCGAAAGGGTTTTTCTGCATCCCGTCCACGACAGCTAAGACGGGTCAACCGCAGTAGGCGATCTGCTGCTTTGCTTTTTCGTGCCCTGGTTCCTGCCGCAAGACTTCGTGGAAATGCGCGCAGGCCTCCTCATCCATGCCGAGCATCATTTGGGTCATGCCCAAATCGTATCGTGCATTAACGTGGTTCGGATGCTTGTCGACGATTTCTTGGAGGGTTGCCATGCTCCCGTCAAAGTCGCCCTCGAACCCTTGGATCAAACCCAATTGCCATTTGGAATCAGCATGGTCGGGCTCTTGCGACAAGATCTGTTCAAACAGCATCTTCGCGTACCCGTATTTGCCATCGCAACGGGCCTGAAAGGCCTGCTCGTAGAGTTCGTCCACGCTCATAGGGTTCCGTCAGAAGTTGACTATACCGAAATTGGGGCAATCCCGTCCGCAGTGCAACGATTTTGCCCAGTTCAAGCGGTTCCCGGCTCAAGTTTTCCAGGAGGGACAGAATCAGTCTGCTTGCTTCCCGGTTCGACCGGCGGCAGGGGCGGGGCCCCGTCGCTCAGCTTGAGTTCCAACGGCGGGAGTTCCTCGCCCCGGAGCACCGCCAAGAATTCTTCGCGGTCTAAAGTCTCCCGTTCCAGCAGGGCCGAGGCGATAGCGTCCAGCTTGGCGCGGTTCTCTTCAATGATCTGCCGGGCGCGTTGGCGGCATTGGTCGACGATGTGGCGAACCTCTTCGTCGATTTGGCGGGCCAATTCTTCGCTGTAATCCCGGTCGGACTGGATTTCCCGGCCCAAGAAGGGGTTGCTGACGTTGCGGCCGATGGCCAACGTCCCAAGCTTCTCGCTCATTCCAAAGCGCGTAACCATGGCCCGCGCAATCCGGGTGACCCGCTCCAGGTCGTTGCTCGCCCCGGTCCATCGTTCGCCAAAGACGATTTCTTCCGCCAGGAGCCCGGCCAAAAGCACGCTGATGTCTTCGTAAAGTTCTTGCCTGGACGTGTGGTAGCTATCGGTTTCCGGGAGTTGCCATGTCGAGCCAAGCGACATGCCCCGCGGGAGGATGGTGACTTTGTGAACGGGGTCGGAATGCTCCAAAAGTTCGCCAACAAGGGCGTGTCCAGCTTCGTGGTAGGCGGTGATCTTCCGCTCTTCCTCGTTCATGACGCGGCTCTTGCGGGCCGGCCCGCCAATCACGCGATCCAGCGCTTCTTCCAAATCGTTCTCGGAGATTTTGGTGTGGTTGCGCCGGGCGGCTAGCAGGGCGGCTTCGTTAAGCGTGTTGGCCAGGTCGGCACCGGTGAAGCCCGGGCTGCGTCGGGCAAGGTTCTTGAGATCCACGTCGGCGGCAAGCGGCTTGCCTTTGGCGTGGATCTTCAAGATCGCCAGGCGGCCTTCCATGTCCGGCGCATCAACCATGATCTTGCGGTCAAAACGGCCGGGCCGCAAGAGGGCCTCATCCAACACGTCGGCCCGGTTGGTGGCGGCAATCACAACGACCCCAGAGTTCGTCTCGAACCCGTCCATCTCAACCAAGAGTTGGTTCAACGTTTGTTCGCGCTCGTCGTTACCGCCTCCAACACCCGTGCCGCGTTGGCGGCCGACGGCGTCGATTTCATCGACAAACACCAGGCAGGGCCGGTGGGCCTTGGCGGTTTCAAACAGGTCGCGGACGCGGGCGGCACCAACCCCCACGAACATTTCGACGAACTCAGAACCGGAGATGTGGAAGAACGGGACGCCCGCTTCGCCCGCAATGGCCCGGGCCAGGTGGGTTTTCCCAACCCCCGGAGGGCCCACCAACAAGACGCCCTTCGGGATTTTCGCCCCGAGCGAAACATATTTCTTCGTGCTCTTCAGGAATTCGACGACTTCAAACAGCTCTTCTTTGGCTTCGTCGATGCCGGCAACGTCTTCAAACGTGACTTTTGGGGTGTTTTCCCCGGCCCGTCGCGCCCGGGATCTTCCAAAGCTCATGGCTTGGTTGCCACTCTGCTGGGCTTGACGGCTAATCCACCAGATTACGAACCCGCCCAACAACAGGGTTGGCAGCAGGAGCCCCAGCAGGCCCGCGAGCTGCGTGCCGATCGGTGCCGGCGTGATCTTGTAGTCGATTTTGTTGGCGTCCAGGAAGTTCGAAAGCTGCGCACCAGACGGAGACTCGGAAGGGTAGGCCCGGACAATGAACTTGCTCCCCGATTTGTAGTCTCCCTTGATCGTGTCCACTTGCCATTCCACCGGGCTCTTGATTTGCCCGGCGGCAATCTCAGTCTTCAAAGTCCCGACGGAAATCTCTTTGGGCGGGGCAAAACCCAGCGCGGAATTGGATGACAGTAGATTCAAAACGGCGATCACGGCCAAAAACGCGATCGCAACGAGAATGAAGTATCGGGATCCTTTCAAATCTTCTCCTGGCGGTTTGCCGCCTTCACCTGTCATACGTGCAGGCAGGGGGCAGCGTTCCTGTCATTATGACTGTCGGACCCTCAAAGGGGCCCGAACCGAACCGAAATAGCCCTAACGGTCTTATCGGTCACCCGGACGCGGTCGGCCAAGCGGCAACCGGGAATCCAAATCGGCCCAGCCATATCGTAAATGATCGGCAGACGCCGCCGCGCAGCCGAGGTCAATTTTGACTTGGCCAACAAGTCGGAGACCTTGCGGGGGGAATCCCCGCCGAGAGGCACCATTTGGTCGCCTGGCTGGGCCGAACGGAAATAGAGTCCTCCTTTGGCAGATTCCATGTCGATGACGGCGTCCAATGAACCGGGCTCCCGTTGATAGCCATCCGACGGTGCCGGCAGGGTGGTGAACTTCCAACCGAACACCTCGCTCTCGGTGACACCAGGAACCGTCAGCGGGAACCGGAACGGCTCAATATCCTGGAGATTCCGGATCATCAGCCGGCTCTGCGAGAGCTCGATGACCGCTTGGCCGGCCGTGACGGAAATGGAAGATCCGGGTTGCCGGATTGAATTGAGGATTGCCAAGGTGTTTTCGTAGCCCAGTTCGCCTCCGATGAAGGCAGCAGCCAGCCGGATCCCCCGCCGGGCCAACACGCTTGGGGCATCGGCCAGTGCCTGCCGGTCAAAGCAAGCCTCGACTTGATCGGTCAAAAAAGAGAGGTTGCCGTTCAACGGGATCTCCGCCGTTTGTATCAGGTTGGCGGCCATATGTTGCAAAAAAGTATCTTCTTCGGCCAAGGTTTCCGCCACCCGCGAAACGGCAGATTTGAACTTCGGGTTGACTGCCTCGAATTCGGGGATGATCCGCTTCCTCACCTTGACCCGAGTGAACGATTCGTCGAAATTCCCCGGGTCGTCATGGAACCAAAGACCCCGCTCCTTGCAGAACATCCGAGTTTCGTCACGGGTGAACGGCAGTAGCGGACGGACGAACCCGTCCCGCAGGGGCCGGATACCGCCCAGTCCCGACATTCCCGCACCCCGTGCCAGATTCATGAGGACCGTTTCAACATGGTCATCCTGGGTGTGGCCGGTCGCAATTAAGCTGCAGCCGGTTTGACCCGCCGATTGCTGGAAAAACGCTCTGCGGGCGTGCCTCCCCGCCTCTTCCACCCCGATCCGCAGCTTTGCCGACATCGCTGGGATATCGGCGCGGCCAGAGAGGAACGGGATGCCCAACGAATCGGCAAAAGCCGCGCATTGATCCAACTCCCGATCAGCTTCGGGCCGCATCCCGTGGTGGAGGTGGGCCGCCACGCAATCAAAACCGCTCTCTACCAAAAGCACAAGGAGCGCGGTCGAGTCCGGCCCGCCGGAATACCCGACGAGCAGTTTTGACTCCGGTGGGATCAGGCCGGATTCGTGGAGATGTGTCTTGAACCTGTCGAGCAACAACCCGATGTTACTTGGGCTGCCTATACCCTGTTGGGGAAATGTAAACTGGCTTGCGATGAGCCGCCTGTTCACCCTGTTGAAAATCCGGGTCTCGCGGTTCTTCCGGGATCGGGGCCGGGCCCACGACGACCGGGGTGGGTTCAGGGAAAACCTTGCCCGCCTCCTCCACCTCAAATCTCGGCTGGAAAACACGAAGGCAAAGCCCGAGGCCATGGCCGAACTCGCCGCCGAGCGGCCAGAAGACCTCGCCGAATCCATTGCCCATATGGAGACGGAGGATGCCGCGGCCCTTTTGCAGGCCATGGACCCCATGCAAGCGGGGAACGTTATGGTGGAACTCCCCACCGAGACGGCCAAAGAAATCGTCTCCGAACTCCCCGACGAGGTTTTGGCCTCCTACCTCGATGTCCTGCCGATGGACGATGCCATCGACTTGCGCGAGGAAGTCGGCGAGGAGCGGTTCGAATCTTTGCTCGAGGTCATCCCGGACGAGGATGCCCAAGAAATCCGCCGATTGCTGGCCTACCCAGAAGACTCGGTGGGCCGCATCATGACGGAGCACTACTTTTGGGCGACGCCGGAAATGGCGATCAAGCAGGTCCTTGCCGACCTGAGGAAGGCCGCCGACGAAAAGTACGAGCAAATCCACGACATTTACGTGGTCGGCCCGGAAAAGGAGCTGATCGGAGTCACAAGCCTGCGCCGCGTTCTCCGCGTCCCCCAAAGCACACTTGTCGGGGAAATCGTCCAGACCGACCCGGTCTCCGTCAAAGCGGACGACGACCAAGAGACTGCGGCCAGAACCATGGCACGGTACGGTTTTTACGCCTTGCCGGTCATTGACGACGCGGGGCGTCTGGTTGGGATCTTCACTGGCGACGACGCCCAGACGATATTGCGGGAAGCTGAGACGGAAGACGTTCTCGCCGTTGGTGCGGTCAGTGGCGATGCCGAGCCGTACTATTCTCTCAGCCCGTGGTCGCTCTACAAACGGCGATTTCCCTGGCTGGTGGCCCTGTTTGCCGCCGAATTCCTAACCGGGATGGTGCTGCGCCACTATGGGCAGGACGACGGCCAACCTAAATCGTTGCAGGTGCCGCAGCTCTTGCTATTCTTGCCGCTGATCTTGGGGGCAGGAGGGAACAGCGGGTCGCAGGTGACAACGACGATCACCCGCGCTTTGGCCCTTGGCGAGGTTCGCACGGCAAGCTGGCTTTCGGTTTTGGCCAAAGAGGTGACGGTGGCGACGATGATCGGCGCTTCCCTCGGCATCGTGGGGTATTTCCGCGCGGTTCTGTGGCAAAGCCCCATGGATTTGTGCCTCGTCGTCGGACTCTCATTGCCGGTGGTGGTGATCTGGGCCACCACGGTCGGCAGCATCTTGCCCATTGGGGCAAGGCGGCTCGGAATCGACCCGGCCGTGATGAGCGCCCCCTTCATTTCTACATTTGTCGATGCGACCGGCCTCATCATTTATTTCGAAATCGCCAAAAGACTCCTGACCCCGTAAACCGCCGCCAAACAAATTCGTCTTAAGATAAATCCGCGGCACACAAATCGCATCGGCCGTGGTAGAAAGGTAACAGATGAAGAGTTTTGCGGGCATTGTGGCCAAGGTGGCTGTCATCGCCACCCTGTTGGCATCGGCGGTCGGAGCGGTCGCCCAACCTAAAGATCTCGAAAAGATTTCAGCGGCCGAGAAGAAGCAGACCCTTGAAAGGCTGGAATTCCTTTTGACCCGGGCGGCTTTCGTTCCCGGTGTCGACTTCAAAAAGTGGCCAGACATGGTCACAACCCACCAATCCGCCATCGACCAGGCAGAAACCGTCGGAGATTTCACGCGGACGGTCAACCAGGTGATGGAGTCCTATGGATTTAGCCACATCGTCTTGTTCTCGCCCGAACAAGGGGCCTCGCGCGAAACGCAAAGCCGGGCGGGAATCGGGATCCGCATTGAAATCGAACCCGATGGCCTGCGGGTCGTCAACATATTTCCCGGCAGTCCAGCATCCGAGATTGGTTTGCAACCTGGCGATCTCGTTTTTGAATGCGATGGGCACCCGGTGAAAGGGGTTGCCGATCTTGCCGGCAGTGAAGGGCAGAAGTCGACGATCAAATACAAACGGGAGAACCGGGTCGTGACTGTCGATGTCACCCGCCGCAAATATAGCACCGTGTTGCCCGAATCGCTGACATGGCAGGGCGATACGGCGATCCTCACCGTTCCCAGTTTCGACGCCGGCTACAACCGCGACCGGGTTGAAGAGTTGATGGCAGAAATCGACAAGAGGGCCAAAGCCGTTGTCCTGGATTTGCGGGGCAATGGAGGGGGCCGCGTCATTAACCTCCAGCACCTTGCTTCGTTCTTCTTGGACAAAGACAGCCAGCCGCTCGGCACATTTGTGGGTCGTCAGGAAGTCGCCAACTATTCCCGGCGGTTTGGGCCATCGGTCGACCCGGTTCAAATCGCTGAAAAAACGGATTCCAAAGTCCGGGCCACCCGGAACTCCAAGGGGATCCTCCTGAAAGTGCCGGTCTCTTGCCTGATCGACGGGGGTTCTGGGAGTGCCTCGGAAATGATGGCGGGGGCGCTTAGGGACAACCTCGGCGCAAAACTGTACGGTCGCAAATCTGCTGGCGCGGTGCTGGCTTCCATGATTGTGCCGATGGGTGACGATTTGGGCTTTTGGCTTCAGTTTCCGGTCACCGACTACGTGACCATCAAAGGGCTCCGAATTGAAGGGCATCCGCTGGTTCCCGACAAGGAATTCCCGATCGCCAAGTTTGGCGAGCCGGATGGTGCGTTGCAAGCGGCCGTGGCCAACACAATCAAAACTTCCCGAATGTAGCAGATAGGGATTGCGCTTAGAGCAATTCGGAAAGGGGACGGGCTTGCGATGGGGGATCCAACCGCAGGCCCGTCCCGTTGATGCGTTTAAAGGTCGTCACGGTTTTGGGGGCCGCCATTCCGCGGGCCACTGGCTGGGATTCGATCTTCAGGACGAACCCATCCTTTTTCGCAAATGTGACGGTCAAATCCGCGTAAGGGCTCTTGGCAGTGGCAACAACCGAAGGTTCTGCTGCGTTGGCCACCGGCTTTGTTGCAATCCCCGTCGATTCAGAGAACAGCCTCCGCATGGGATTGCGGCCTTCCATAAGCCCCCGGAGATAAGGGTCGACCCGGGAACCGCAGGCGGCGACAGCCGCCAAGACATCCTCTTTGGTCGCCGGTCCAGAGTACGTCAAGCTGGAAACTTTGTTCCTCAAGGTTAGGGTTTTCCCGTTATATCCCCACTCGACCTTGGCATCCGACTGGTAGGCGTAGGAGTTGCTGAATGCCGCCGTCACCTTCTCCCGTCCGGTCGTCAGCTCATAGGCAAGGGAATTGGGAGGGTCATACCGCCGGAACATGGTGTCGATGGCGGCCGTAGCGGCCCCCGATGTCACTTGCATCTTGCTCAAGCGGTCGTCAAATTGGGCGACCAAGTACGCGCCCGGCTCCTTGGAAACCGGTTTGACCGATGTGAGCGGGGAATACTTGAAATCCCAAACCACCCCCCCCAAATTGTTGGAAAAGGCTAGCTTTTGGAGGCGAAGGGATTTTCGGTCGACGACAAATTTTGCCGAGCCGTCCTTTTGTTTGTATTCGATTTGGACATTGGCCCCGGCACCGCTGACCGTCCATAGGGGGCTCTCCAGGTCTTGCTTGGCAAGCACGGCCCGCAACCCCATCGGGGTCAAGAGACTGACGACGAATTCATCGAGCTGCGGCGTCGCCGCCTTCACCAGCGACTCCAAGTCTCGCTCATTGCCCCGGCTCTCGGTGTATTGCTTGAGCACGGGCCGATAGGCGTTGGCCACGGTGCCCGAATCTGTGACCCGGTAATAGTAGCTCTCCTCCTGCGAGTTCGACATCGTGAGTTTGAAGTCGATCCTGGCTTCCCGCCCCCGCACGACTTGAATGACAAAATGGTTGTCTGCCGCGCTCTTGGTGGCAATCATCGTGGCGCGGGCATCGATGGTCTCCTTGGAAACTTTTGCCTGTGCCTCCACCATCCCTTCCAGCAAGAACGGAGCGGGCTTGAATCCCGGGAGGGCGGCCAAAAATGAGACAAGCATCTGGGTCAGGGCTTCCCGAGGCCCGATGGGGCCTTGCCTTTGCCAAGCGTACCCGCCAAGGCGACGAGAGTGATGAGGTAGGGCAAGGCTTGCCAGACCTGGTCGGGGATCTGGATGCCCATCGGCGATTGTCCCTGGAGCGACAACTGCAAGGAACCAAAAAAACCAAAGGCCAGCGCCGCGGCCAAGGTCGGCCACGGCTTCCATGCGCCCAAAATCAGGGCCGCCAGGGCGATGTAACCCCTACCCGCCGTCATATCTTCGCTGAACCTCCCCGCGCTCGATGCGACCAGGGTGCCGGCAAGTCCGGTCAAAAGGCCGGTCCCCAGCAACGCCTGGAACCGGATCCTCACCGGTTTGAGACCCATTTGCCGGCTCTTGTCGGGGTCGTTGCCCACGGCTGTGAGCCTCAATCCGGGCCGCGTGTCCCGCAACATCCACCAGATCACCGCCGCCGCTAACCAAGCCAAGCCATAGTAGAAGCCCGCAGGGAAGGACGCCATTTCTTTGGAATTGATGTCGGGCAGCGATTTGAACACCAATCCGGTCCCACCCAGGGCCAAGGCATTGATCCCCATCCCGCTGACAATGTGGTCGATTTGGTACCCCTGGGTCAGCAGCCAGTGGAGCAACGCCAACAGCGTTGCCGCAAGCAATCCGGCTACCAAACCAATTGCCGCCGAACCGGTCGCCTGCGCCGCCAAAGCCGAAGCGCATGCGGCCGAGAGCATCATGCCTTCCAAACCGATATTCACAACGCCGCTCCGTTCGCTGAACAACCCACCTAGCGCGCAAAGGATAAGAGGGGAGCTATAGGCCAGGGTGCTGAGGACTATCGAAACTGCCACACTTCCTTGCTGGGCCAACAAGTTTGTGAGGTCAATCACGGACAATCGCCTCCTTGCGGTAACGATAAGCCGCAAACACGATCACCAGGACCCCGAGCAGGATTGAACTCAGCGACTTGGGCACGCCTGTTCGCCCCAAGATGCTGGTGCTTTCGCTGATGAATCCGAACAGGAGCCCGGACGCGGCGGTGGCAAGAGGGTTGCCGCCGGCCAGTAGGGCCACCCCCAGGGCATCGAACCCGTACCCAGGCGAAAAGTGGGCGTAGAACCGGTGTTCAAACGCAAGAACCTGCACGGCCCCGGCCAACCCAGCAATTGCACCGCTTGCTGCCATCGCCCTCACCGTCACCTTTTCGACCGCGATCCCGGCAAACCGGGCGGTGTTGCTGTTTTTGCCAGTGGCGGAAAGTTCAAAACCGCCGACCGTTCGGCTCAAATACCACCAGAGCCCGGCGACCGCCATGACCGCGATCAGAGTGGCGCTGCTCACCCGGAAGGGCCCATCCTGGATCAGCATCGGGAGTTGGGCGGAATCGGCAATCGTCGCGGTCGATGGTTGTTGGCCGGTCGGATCCATGATCGGCCCGCTG from Armatimonadota bacterium includes:
- a CDS encoding ATP-dependent Clp protease adaptor ClpS gives rise to the protein MTTRGPKSRPGYGVSALDRFAGTVSHVAVVECPIWNGGATVADPGLLSESSTQKEKGWIVTVYDNDTNTHLEVISILMVATGCDAEEAAIETWEIDNLGSSVVHRDSESACQDAANVISTIGIRVEATPDPLA
- a CDS encoding ATP-dependent Clp protease adaptor ClpS yields the protein MSSSPLTTRQPDSLSQTKRYRTTIFNNDHTTMDTVVSILMRATGCSAEEAYIEMWEAHTFGKADVHFDTREMCERAARIIRTAGVEAEVRLEWDD
- a CDS encoding tetratricopeptide repeat protein, translating into MSVDELYEQAFQARCDGKYGYAKMLFEQILSQEPDHADSKWQLGLIQGFEGDFDGSMATLQEIVDKHPNHVNARYDLGMTQMMLGMDEEACAHFHEVLRQEPGHEKAKQQIAYCG
- the ftsH gene encoding ATP-dependent zinc metalloprotease FtsH, whose translation is MTGEGGKPPGEDLKGSRYFILVAIAFLAVIAVLNLLSSNSALGFAPPKEISVGTLKTEIAAGQIKSPVEWQVDTIKGDYKSGSKFIVRAYPSESPSGAQLSNFLDANKIDYKITPAPIGTQLAGLLGLLLPTLLLGGFVIWWISRQAQQSGNQAMSFGRSRARRAGENTPKVTFEDVAGIDEAKEELFEVVEFLKSTKKYVSLGAKIPKGVLLVGPPGVGKTHLARAIAGEAGVPFFHISGSEFVEMFVGVGAARVRDLFETAKAHRPCLVFVDEIDAVGRQRGTGVGGGNDEREQTLNQLLVEMDGFETNSGVVVIAATNRADVLDEALLRPGRFDRKIMVDAPDMEGRLAILKIHAKGKPLAADVDLKNLARRSPGFTGADLANTLNEAALLAARRNHTKISENDLEEALDRVIGGPARKSRVMNEEERKITAYHEAGHALVGELLEHSDPVHKVTILPRGMSLGSTWQLPETDSYHTSRQELYEDISVLLAGLLAEEIVFGERWTGASNDLERVTRIARAMVTRFGMSEKLGTLAIGRNVSNPFLGREIQSDRDYSEELARQIDEEVRHIVDQCRQRARQIIEENRAKLDAIASALLERETLDREEFLAVLRGEELPPLELKLSDGAPPLPPVEPGSKQTDSVPPGKLEPGTA
- the tilS gene encoding tRNA lysidine(34) synthetase TilS, translated to MLDRFKTHLHESGLIPPESKLLVGYSGGPDSTALLVLLVESGFDCVAAHLHHGMRPEADRELDQCAAFADSLGIPFLSGRADIPAMSAKLRIGVEEAGRHARRAFFQQSAGQTGCSLIATGHTQDDHVETVLMNLARGAGMSGLGGIRPLRDGFVRPLLPFTRDETRMFCKERGLWFHDDPGNFDESFTRVKVRKRIIPEFEAVNPKFKSAVSRVAETLAEEDTFLQHMAANLIQTAEIPLNGNLSFLTDQVEACFDRQALADAPSVLARRGIRLAAAFIGGELGYENTLAILNSIRQPGSSISVTAGQAVIELSQSRLMIRNLQDIEPFRFPLTVPGVTESEVFGWKFTTLPAPSDGYQREPGSLDAVIDMESAKGGLYFRSAQPGDQMVPLGGDSPRKVSDLLAKSKLTSAARRRLPIIYDMAGPIWIPGCRLADRVRVTDKTVRAISVRFGPL
- the mgtE gene encoding magnesium transporter — translated: MSRLFTLLKIRVSRFFRDRGRAHDDRGGFRENLARLLHLKSRLENTKAKPEAMAELAAERPEDLAESIAHMETEDAAALLQAMDPMQAGNVMVELPTETAKEIVSELPDEVLASYLDVLPMDDAIDLREEVGEERFESLLEVIPDEDAQEIRRLLAYPEDSVGRIMTEHYFWATPEMAIKQVLADLRKAADEKYEQIHDIYVVGPEKELIGVTSLRRVLRVPQSTLVGEIVQTDPVSVKADDDQETAARTMARYGFYALPVIDDAGRLVGIFTGDDAQTILREAETEDVLAVGAVSGDAEPYYSLSPWSLYKRRFPWLVALFAAEFLTGMVLRHYGQDDGQPKSLQVPQLLLFLPLILGAGGNSGSQVTTTITRALALGEVRTASWLSVLAKEVTVATMIGASLGIVGYFRAVLWQSPMDLCLVVGLSLPVVVIWATTVGSILPIGARRLGIDPAVMSAPFISTFVDATGLIIYFEIAKRLLTP
- a CDS encoding PDZ domain-containing protein, which encodes MKSFAGIVAKVAVIATLLASAVGAVAQPKDLEKISAAEKKQTLERLEFLLTRAAFVPGVDFKKWPDMVTTHQSAIDQAETVGDFTRTVNQVMESYGFSHIVLFSPEQGASRETQSRAGIGIRIEIEPDGLRVVNIFPGSPASEIGLQPGDLVFECDGHPVKGVADLAGSEGQKSTIKYKRENRVVTVDVTRRKYSTVLPESLTWQGDTAILTVPSFDAGYNRDRVEELMAEIDKRAKAVVLDLRGNGGGRVINLQHLASFFLDKDSQPLGTFVGRQEVANYSRRFGPSVDPVQIAEKTDSKVRATRNSKGILLKVPVSCLIDGGSGSASEMMAGALRDNLGAKLYGRKSAGAVLASMIVPMGDDLGFWLQFPVTDYVTIKGLRIEGHPLVPDKEFPIAKFGEPDGALQAAVANTIKTSRM
- a CDS encoding ABC transporter permease, encoding MIDLTNLLAQQGSVAVSIVLSTLAYSSPLILCALGGLFSERSGVVNIGLEGMMLSAACASALAAQATGSAAIGLVAGLLAATLLALLHWLLTQGYQIDHIVSGMGINALALGGTGLVFKSLPDINSKEMASFPAGFYYGLAWLAAAVIWWMLRDTRPGLRLTAVGNDPDKSRQMGLKPVRIRFQALLGTGLLTGLAGTLVASSAGRFSEDMTAGRGYIALAALILGAWKPWPTLAAALAFGFFGSLQLSLQGQSPMGIQIPDQVWQALPYLITLVALAGTLGKGKAPSGLGKP